Sequence from the Candidatus Hydrogenedentota bacterium genome:
ACGATTTACCGCTCTGTTACAACGGGCACATTGATGTGTTGGTCAACGGCGAAACGAAGCGCATCGGAATCACGCGCGCCCACCTGGAAGAGGATACGGCCCGCAACACGCACACCATCGGCGGCGGCGACAGCGGCGTCGACTTCAACCGGTCCGGCTTGGCCTTGCTCGAAATCGTCACCGAACCGGATATCCGAAGCGCGGACGAAGCCTACGCCTATCTTACCGACCTTAAACAGTTGCTCCGCTACCTCGAGGTCAGCGACTGCAACATGGAAGAAGGGTCGTTGCGCGCCGAGGCCAATATCAGTCTGCGCCCGGTGGGTCAGAAGGAATTCGGCACCAAGACCGAGGTGAAGAACGTGGCGTCGTTCAGCGGCGTCCACAAAGCCATCGCGTACGAAATCGCGCGGCAACAGGCCGTGCTCGAAGAGGGCGGGAAGATTGTCCAAGAAACGCGCGGCTGGGATGCCAACCGCGGCATCACCTTCTCGCAGCGCCAAAAGGAATCGGCCCACGACTACCGTTATTTCCCCGAGCCGGACCTTGTGCCGATGGTGATCGACGAGGCATGGGAGAAGCGCATCCGCGAATCCCTGCCGGAGTTGCCCAAGGCAAGACTCGCACGCTTCGAGTCGCAGTACGGCCTTACCACCTACGACGCGGGGGTGCTCACTTCGGAACGCCCCATGGCCGACTACTACGAGGCCGTGGTCAAGGCGGGCGCGCCATCGAAACCGGCGGCCAACTGGGTGATGGGCGACCTTCAAGGCATGCTCACGGAACAGAAGGTGGATATCGCGGCATGCCCCGTGAAACCCGAGAACCTCGCCGCCATGATCCTCCTCATCGAGGATGGTACAATTAGTGGGAAGATTGCCAAGGACCTGCTTCCAGAGATGTATGCCACCGGCAAAGATGCCAAGGCGCTCGTCGCGGAGAAGGGCTTGGTCCAGATCAGCGATACGGCGGAAATCGAGGCCGTTGCCCGGCAGGTCCTTGCGGACAATCCGGGCCCGGTGGCCGATTTCCGGGGAGGCAAGGAGAAGGCCCTTGGCTTCCTGGTCGGGCAGTTGATGAAGGCAACAAAAGGCAAGGCCAATCCGAAGGTCGCGAACGACGCGCTCCGGAAAGTCCTGTCCGAGAACTGAGAGCACTCTGGTAAGCAACTCTCTGGGAGTACCCATTAAGCTTGGCTCGACTCGTTAAGAAATCCGTTTCTGAAGAACCCGATTTCCTTCCCAACACGCGGCGCGCAGCGGCGTTAGCGGATGACAAAAAGGCGGTCGATATTCGCGCATACGACGTGCGAGGATTGACGTTGATTGCCGATAGTTTCATCGTCTGTTCCGCCACCAGTGAACCTCACTTGAAGGCCGTCTACAGCGCGATTTCGGCGGGTATGCACGAGATTGGCCTAAAGACCCTGCATTCGGAGGGTTCGCATTCTTCCAACTGGCTGGTGCTCGACTTCGGCAACATCATTGTTCATATCTTTCGCCAGGATGCGCGGGAGTACTACGACTTGGATGGACTTTGGGGCGATGCGCCTCAAATCGATTTGGGTCTGTAGTCGCGGGTGAGCGCGTCGCTACCCTAGACTATAGGACCGGTGGGATTTCGCCATGAAGCAAGAACTGCCCGATAGGCTCGCGATATACCATTTCAAACTCGACCGGCTTCTCGGTCGCGGCGGCACAGGCACCGTCTACCGCGGCATCGATCTGGAGAAGGGCGAAGTCGTCGCGGTCAAAGTGTTTCACGCGAATTTCTTCCGCAACAAGGCCCAGATTCGTGATTTCGCCAAGAACATCAAAGTCTTCAGCAAGTTCAATCACCAGAACGTGGTGAAGGTCACGGAATTTATCGACGGACCCGAAGGTCTGTGCATGACCATGGAATACGTCGACGGCCCTGACCTCAAGTGGTACATCGAGAATCGTCCGTGGAATCTCCAGGAGCGCGTAGTCGTGGTATCGCAGATCTGCAACGGACTGCAGTACATCCACGATCAAGGCTTTACACACCACGATCTCAAGCCCGCCAACATCTTGTTCACGCGCTCGGGCATCGCGAAGCTCTCGGACTATTCCCTCTGCCGCGACAAGATGTTCGGATTCATCGACAGCGGTATTGTCGAACAGATCACGCCAATGTACGTCGCGCCGGAGATTATCAGCAAGATCAAAGCCACCCCGCGCGCGGATATCTACTCGCTGGGCATTACCCTCTATCTGATGTTCGCGGGGAAAGTGCCATTCGAAGTGGATAGCCTGGCGAAACTCTACAACTGCCATCTCCGCGTGGTACCGCTTCATCCTTCGATGGTGAACCGCAAGTGCCCCCAGGCCATCGGCGACATCATCATGAAGATGCTTGAGAAAGACCCCGCCAAGCGCTACGAGAGCTGCGACCAGTTGCGCATTGCCCTCTCGGAAGCGGCCCGCCCGAGGATCTGACAATCTGTCGAATGACGTGCTTTACGCCCAGTAAACCACGGCTCCGTCGCAAAGCGTCGCCTTGACGAGGCCGCGTAACGTCATGCCTTTGAAGGGCGTGTTGCGGCTGCGGGAATGAAAAGTCTCAGGATCGACGACCCATTCGGCTTTCGGATCGAACACGGCAATGTCGGCGGGACCGCCTTCGCGCAAGACACCCGCATTCAGATTGAAGATTTTGGCTGGGGCTGAAGTCAGGAGCGCGATTGCCCGTTCCATGGTCAGGACTCCCGGCTCCACCAAACCCGTGATGGTCGCGGCCAGCAACGTCTCAAGACCGACGATGCCAAACGGAGCCAACTGAAACTCCACGTCCTTTTCGGTCTGCGTATGCGGCGCGTGGTCCGTGGCGATGCAGTCGATGGTCCCATCCGCCAAGCCCTCGCGAACGGCCGCCACGTCTTCCGCTTCACGCAACGGTGGATTCATCTTGGCGTTGGTGCCGAATCCGACGACCGCGTCGTCCGTCAGCATCCAGTAGTGCGGCCCGGTCTCGCACGTCACGGGAAGGCCACGCTTCTTGGCGCGCCGAATGATGTCCACGCCGCCTTTGCTGGTAACGTGCTGAATGTGAATTCTCGCCTTACTCAGTTCCGCCAACCGGATGTTGCGATCGATCCGAATCTCTTCAACGGCTTTTGGCAGGCCGGGGATGCCCAGGCGCGTTGAATTATAGCCTTCGTTCATCGCGCCGCCTTCGGCAAGGGTCTCGTCTTCGCAGTGTGCCATATACGTCAGGCCGCACATCGTCGCATACTCAAGCACGCGCCGCATGACCCAACTGCTGGCGATATCCTTTCCATCGTCGGTAACGGCCACGGCGCCGACGGCCTTCAATTCGGCCATTTCCGTCATCTCGGCGCCTTCCATGCCCTTGGTTGCGCATGCCGCGGGCCAAACCTTGATTATCGCTGTCTCGCGCGCGCGCCGGTTGACGAATTCGACCATACCCGCGTTATCAATCACGGGACGCGTGTTCGCCATGGTGACAACCGACGTCACGCCTCCCTTTGCCGCGGCGCGGCTGCCGGTAGCGATGGTCTCCTTGGATTCGTACCCAGGTTCGCGGAAGTGAACGTGCACATCGACCAAACCCGGGCAAACAATGCATCCCTTTGCGTCGATGGTCTCGTCACCCTTGAGGTTCTTGCCGATCTTTGTAACCTTCTTCCCCTCGACAAGGATGTCCACGGGCTCGGAAATGCCCGATGTCGGCTCTATCAGATGACCGTTAACGATGGCAAGACTCATCTTCGACTCCACTCCTGTGCTTGCGGCCTGACACTGGCTGCGTCAGCTCTGGCCACCGTTTATCAGCAGGTGCATGACTGCCATGCGCACCGCCACACCGTTGCTCACTTGTTCAAGGATTACGCTGCGGGGACCGTCGGCCACTTCGCTGGCAAGCTCAATATCACGGTTTATGGGACCGGGATGCATCACCAACGCGTGCTTGGGAGCCGCGCGCAACGATTCGTTGTCGATTCGGAACAGTCGAATGTACTCGCGCATGCTCGGGAAAAGGCACTTCGCTTGACGCTCCAATTGAATGCGCAGCGCGTATACCACGTCCGCGTCGCAGATGGCCTCTCGCAAATCATGCGTCGTCTCCGCGCCCATCCGCTTGATTTCGACCGGCATCAGCGTGCTCGGCCCGCACAGCCGGACCTTTGCTCCGAGCTTGGTCAGGCCCCAGATATTGCTGCGCGCCACACGGCTGTGAGTGATGTCGCCAATGATCGCCACGCGGATACCATCCAAACTTGCCTGCGGGTCATTGCGCAATTTACGGACGTGCTCGCGCATCGTGTACGCGTCCAACAAACCCTGCGTGGGATGCTCGTGTGCGCCGTCTCCGGCATTGATGATGTGAGACTCGTGCCGTTCGGCAAGTATGTGCGCCGCCCCGGCCATACTGTGGCGAATCACGACGACATCGCTGTGCATCGCCTCGATATTGTCCAACGTATCGTGGAGGGTCTCCCCTTTCTTGGAACTCGACACTTGCACGTTCATGGTGAGCGTGTCGGCACTCAGGCGTTTGGCCGCCAGCTCGAACGACGTGCGTGTGCGCGTGCTCGGCTCGAAAAACCAATTCACGACGAGCCGGCCCTGCAACAGCGGCACTTTCTTTATGCCGCTCTCACGTTTCGACACCGCAACAAATTGCGGCGCCGTGTCGAGAATCATTTCCAGTTCCCGACGCGACAAGTCCTCTAAAGCCGTCAGGTCCTTGCGCGTCCAGGTGAATCCCTCTTCCTCCGCATGTACCACTTTGCATCTTCCCCGTTGTTGTCAGCTTGGGACAGACACCATTATCAAAAAGCCGAGCCCGGTTACTCGCCGGACTCCGCCGCTATACGTTCCAGCAGAACAGCATCCTCACCATCGGCTTCCTTAAGCCGAACCGACACGTGGTCTTCCGGGTTCGTCGCGAGAGACCACCCCAGATAGTCCGCGCGTATCGGCAATTCACGATGTCCGCGGTCCACCAGGCACGCCAACTGCACCCGCTTGGGCCTGCCATAATCGATAATCTCGTCCAGAGCGGCCCGCACCGTCCTGCCGGTAGACAGAACGTCATCCACCAGGACCACGGTCACCCCTTCCACATCAAAATCGAAGTGGGTGACATTTCCTGCCAGATTCGGTTTCTTGCCGCTACGCAAGTCGTCGCGATATAGCGTGGTTGCCAGCGATCCTATGCGCGGTTTGACTCCGCTCATCTTGGAAATCTCTTCGGCCAGCCGTTCCGCCAGCGGACGGCCCCGTTTCAGAATTCCCAGAAGGACGACTTCGTCCATGGACTCATTGCCAGCCACGATTTCTTGGGCCATGCGGTGTATCGCGGCGTCTACACCCGCGGCGTCCAGCACTACGGTAGTCTCGCTAGTCACTTCTTTAACGTCGCTCCCTACGCTCGAACAGGTAGAAAAAATCCCCTCTCATTCACATGAGAAGGGTCTATAGTGATCATAGTGATACTCATTGTTATGCGCCCGCATTGCGCCGAAAAGGAGTGTAGCAGTCCTTCGCAGAACAGTCAAACAAACCGTATGGAATCCTCCGAATCCGGCCACTCCGTGTCCGGGCAGCTTCCGGCGTCGATTAAGTCCCCCCTCAAGGCGATTCGCGTAGCCTATTCCCAAATTTGGTGCATCGTGCTATAAAGACTCTGCTTCGACGTCGTACAAAGGTAGCGTCCACAGCCGGGGGGGCATTGTATGGACACCAAGACGAACGTTGTAACGTGCAGCATCTGTGGTCATCGTATGGCCATTCCACCGGGTTTTGAAGGCAAAGCAGGGCGATGCAGCAAGTGCGGTACGTCCCTGCAAACCGGCGAGGATGTCCTGAATCTGAAGCTGGATTTCGATCTGGGTTCTCCTGTAACGCCAAAGGCCGCCGCGCCTGCCCAACCTCAATCGCATTCCGAATCGCGGGTGCCGCTGAAGAAAGCACTCATCAAAGCAAGTGTGCACGCGCTATTGGGGCTCCTTCTGGGAATGGTCGCGCTGGGCATCATTCTGGGCATTTTGGCCGTCGTAACGTCGCCCTCGAACACGCATCTCGCCACTAGTTTCCGTACAGCATTCAATGGCGGCGTCTCTTTCGGAATGCTCGGAGGGTTCATGGTTGGAGCTATTGTCAGCCTCATGTACTCGTTGGACCCGTCAATTCCAAAAGGTGCGGCAATAGGCGCATCAATAGGCTTGATTGCCTCATTGGTCCAATACGCCATTGAAAACACGTTTCTGGCCACATCGGACACAACAGCGCTCCTGAACGGTCTGATTGGAACCTTTGGCGGAGCGACGTTAGCCGCATTGACAGTCTGGTATAGACAATACCGCGAATCCCGCTAGGTCGAATCTCGCACGAGCACACAAGATACTGTCTCGTAACCGGTGTGTTCGCGAAGAATCCTCACGGCATAACCTCCACGTCATGCACGCGCGGCCATTCAAAAAGCAAGCCGGCCCGGAGGAGGTGCTCCTCCGGACCGGCGATGCGCGCTGGAGTAAATCTCTTACTTGATGGCGTCTTTCGCCTGCTTAGCGATGCGGAACTTAAGGACGCGCTTCGCCGGAATCGTGATCGTCTCGCCCGTTGCCGGGTTACGGCCGGTGCGCTTCTTGCGATTCACAACGACGAGCTTACCAAGGCCCGGAATCGTGAAGCCGACTTTCGCTTCTTTGTACGCCAAGCCAACAAGCTCGGCCACGACGTTACCAACGTCTTTCTTGCTCAGGCCGGTCTTCTCGGCAAGAGCGGTGATGATCTGAGCCTTTGTCTTCGCTTTCTTTTCTGCCATCGCTTGTGCCTCCTCGCTTTGGGGATTCCCTCTTCCCCACGCTTTCGACCTTGAAGTCTTCAGACGACGCACCTTGCACGTCTGCATTTCGTGGGATAGCCCAGTGCTGAGGGTCGCCATATCCCCTCTCCGCACCCCCGTTCTTTACAATTTAACGAGGCGTTTGTCAAGCCCTATTTTCAAGGCTAAAATGAAATCGAGGTCAGAATCACCCGGTGTTTTGGGGCTCATCCGCATCGCTGGCCACAAATGCCCCACTTTTTCCCGAGTTTCGCGCCCTTTTTCCGGCTTGTTTCGTGATTATGTACCCGTTGAACAATGACTCGGAAGTGACTTACCATGCACTGCCTCGGGCAACTTTTCTATTACGGACTCGATGGTTGGAGCATTGAACACATGATTATTGCCGCTCTCGGCGGTGTCTCGGGCAATCTTCCCGCACTTGAAGCGGTGTTGAGCCATATCGATCGCGCCGGTATCCATATTGTTGTGAACACGGGTGATACCTTGGTTGGCGGACCCAATCCCAACGAATCGTGGGAACGGCTGGAGAAGCGCGAAGTTCTTTCCGTACAGGGCGAACTCGATCGGCAAGCGCTTCGCGTCGTGCGAAAAGCAGACTCGCTTCCTCAGCGCGTATCTCCCGCCCTCCTTGCGGCACTTCAGTTCGCACACGAAAAGACGCTCAGCAAGAATCTCGAGAAGATTTCAGGGTTGCCCAGGCGCAGAATCTTCACGGTCGACGGACTTTCCGTCTGTCTGTGCCATGGCACGCCGGCTAGTCAATCGGAGGGACTGGAGGAACAGGACGACCCGAGCAGGTTTCGCAGACAGCGTGAATTCGCCAACGTACATGTGATTGTCGCGGGCCGCACTCCCCATGCGTTCTCCCGAATGGTCGACGATACGCTGTTCGTCAATCCCGGCCGCGTTGGAACTGGGAAACCTGGCCTGGCTCATTACGCCATCATCAGCACAGAAGAACACCCCTGGAAGGTCGATATACAGAAAGTCGTGTATGACCCCACGAACGTGCAGAAACAGCTCGATAGCGCGGGTCTTCAATGGCCTGACTGGTAAACCGCATTTCGTTACTACGTCAGATCCGGCAGCACTTCCAGGAAATCTCGCCAGTGCTTAAAGACATAGTCGGCGGTAGTATTTGCGACATGTCGATCGTTGTCACCGGCAAACAATGCCGCGCGCGCGCCAACCGCTTTGGCCCCCACCACGTCGGTTGTCTCCAGGTCACCGATGTGCAGCAGCTCACTTGGCGCAACGCCCAGCCCTTGAGCGCACGTATCAAACATACGCGCATGAGGTTTTGACACGCCGACTTCATCGGAAAAGACGACGCTATCGAAGAACGGCAGGAATCCGTTTCGCTCCAGCAGTGTCCGCAACGAACTACCTGGGCTCAATCCCGAATCGGATATTACTCCTACGGGGCCTCGCTTCGCAGCGGCTGCCACGGCGTCCAACGCGCCATCAATGGGAATCGGAGGGAAGTGCAGTATAGCCGTGGCGAATACCTCCGCTAGATGTTGCTGCACTTCCGGGGACAGTTTCACCCCCACTTCTCGCATGACAATTCGGACGGCGTCCTCCGGCCCAAGCGTTCGCTGCAGCTCAATATGATGCTGCATGAACTCGCGCTCGGAGGTCTGCAGAGCCGCGCGAGCTGACTCGGGCGAAGCGCCCGTTGCCTCGCACACGGCGCGAATGCGGATCAGCCGGCGCTGCTCCGGATCCTTGGCTTCATGAAATAGGGTACGCCAGAAATCAAAGGTGATCGCTCGAATGGGCATGGCTCACCATTCGCGCCGGTCTTTGCGGATGCCCTGCTCGGCCAACAGTCGAGATGCTAAATCGGCGACCTCCTCGGGCAAGTCCTTGGTGCGGTGCCGGAGAAACTTTGCGGGTGCGCCGGTCCACACTTCGTATGCGGGTACATCGTGCGTGACAACGCTTTTCACGCCGATTACCGCGCCCTTGCCGATACGAACGCCCTTGGAGACATACGCGCCGCTTCCTACCCACGCCCCTTCTTCTATAATCACGGGGCGGTAATAATTCGGCGTGTAGCGCCAGTTCGCCTCCGTGCCGTAGATGAGATGCGTCCCATCCCGAATGACCGCATACTCGGCAATGCCCACCATGTCGTGCAGCTCGACGAGTTCCCCGGCCTCAATCACGACATTCCAGCTCAACAGGCAACGGCTTCCGATAACGATCTTCCCTTCGGGACGAGCGCGTAAACGCACCGACTCGCGTATACGGCTATAGTCACCGAGTTCGACGTGCCCTTCTATTTCCAGGTCTCTGCCGATAAAGCGGCAGCCCTTGCCCAATTTCGCGAACTTCCTGCTATGACGCCAATTGCGCCAAGCCCTCGTAATTCCGTCCATTGCCATCTCCCTGCTTCGGTAAGCGGCATATTGTAGCGGATGATAGGCGTGGCGGGAAATAGTTGGTGCCCGCCGCGGGAGCGGCCGCGGAAAATCACACGTCGGCGGGCGGAGTGCCGAGGTACTTAATCACCTTGATGTCTTCCAGTGTGACAAGCCCTTCTTTGACCATTTCCTCGATGCACGGGAGAAACTGGTTGATGCGCTCTTTGCTGTCCACGATTTCAATGATTATGGGGAGGTCTTCGGAAAGCCGCAGCACCTTGGTTGTGTGAAGCCGGCTGGTCGCGCCGAATCCCATCGGCCCGCGCAGCACGGTGGCGCCTGCGAGGTGAAGTTCGCGCGCCTTGAGCACTATGGCTTCATAGAGCGGCCGGTGTTGCCAACGGTCGCTTTCACCAATGAAGATTCGCAGCAGGTATCCGTCTTCGGGCACGTGCATAGGACTACCCTCCTTCAAACACCAAACGAATATTCACCGAACCGGTAACCCAACCATGCCGCAGTCAGGCACAGGGCCACGCTGAACAGAACGTTCAACAATGCCATGCCAAACTGGCCGTCATTCGCAAGCATCAGCGTTTCAAGGCTGAAGCTGGAAAACGTCGTAAACCCTCCCAGTACGCCCACCATCAGGCCAATACGATAGTCGTCCCGGATGAGAATTGGGCCGGTAAGCGTGGCGGCGAGAAATCCGATAACAAGAGACCCCACAACGTTCACGACAAGCGTACCCAACGGGAAGGAAGTATCGGCCGCGCGCTGAGTCCAACCCGCAATGGCGTATCGGAGGACTGATCCCAGTCCCCCACCGAGAAATATGAGTGCGTATCGAATCATCTGGCATGCTATCCGTGGCGTAAGCGGACTGAGGATACTACTCGAACAGGCGCGAGACAACCACGGCTTGTGAGAATCGAGCGGCCGCCGCTATACTCAGGCCTCCACGGCACACACGGGCGCTGTGGTCAACAATAGTGAATACCAGGAGATTGAGTCCATGAAGCAAGTGCTTTTGGGATGTGCAGTGTGTTTGGCAGCGGCGGTGGCCGTGACCTTCGCCGCCCCCGACCCCGACGCGGTCCTTGGACAGTGGTATACCGCAGGCAAGGAATCCAAAGTCGAGATTACGAAGGAAGACGGCAAGTATTTCGGCGCATTGGTCTGGCTAAAGGACCCGCTGGTGGAAGAAGGTAAACCGGATGCAGGAAAACCCAAACTTGACGTGAACAACCCGGATCCGGCACACAAAAACGACCCGATTCTCGGATTGAAGTTGCTGAAAGGCTTCTCCTTCGACGGCAAGGAAAACTGGTCGGGAGGCACAATTTACGATCCCGAAAGCGGCAAGACGTACAAATGCACAATGA
This genomic interval carries:
- a CDS encoding acyltransferase codes for the protein MAMDGITRAWRNWRHSRKFAKLGKGCRFIGRDLEIEGHVELGDYSRIRESVRLRARPEGKIVIGSRCLLSWNVVIEAGELVELHDMVGIAEYAVIRDGTHLIYGTEANWRYTPNYYRPVIIEEGAWVGSGAYVSKGVRIGKGAVIGVKSVVTHDVPAYEVWTGAPAKFLRHRTKDLPEEVADLASRLLAEQGIRKDRREW
- the rsfS gene encoding ribosome silencing factor produces the protein MARLVKKSVSEEPDFLPNTRRAAALADDKKAVDIRAYDVRGLTLIADSFIVCSATSEPHLKAVYSAISAGMHEIGLKTLHSEGSHSSNWLVLDFGNIIVHIFRQDAREYYDLDGLWGDAPQIDLGL
- a CDS encoding metallophosphatase family protein, with protein sequence MHCLGQLFYYGLDGWSIEHMIIAALGGVSGNLPALEAVLSHIDRAGIHIVVNTGDTLVGGPNPNESWERLEKREVLSVQGELDRQALRVVRKADSLPQRVSPALLAALQFAHEKTLSKNLEKISGLPRRRIFTVDGLSVCLCHGTPASQSEGLEEQDDPSRFRRQREFANVHVIVAGRTPHAFSRMVDDTLFVNPGRVGTGKPGLAHYAIISTEEHPWKVDIQKVVYDPTNVQKQLDSAGLQWPDW
- a CDS encoding HAD family hydrolase is translated as MPIRAITFDFWRTLFHEAKDPEQRRLIRIRAVCEATGASPESARAALQTSEREFMQHHIELQRTLGPEDAVRIVMREVGVKLSPEVQQHLAEVFATAILHFPPIPIDGALDAVAAAAKRGPVGVISDSGLSPGSSLRTLLERNGFLPFFDSVVFSDEVGVSKPHARMFDTCAQGLGVAPSELLHIGDLETTDVVGAKAVGARAALFAGDNDRHVANTTADYVFKHWRDFLEVLPDLT
- the crcB gene encoding fluoride efflux transporter CrcB codes for the protein MIRYALIFLGGGLGSVLRYAIAGWTQRAADTSFPLGTLVVNVVGSLVIGFLAATLTGPILIRDDYRIGLMVGVLGGFTTFSSFSLETLMLANDGQFGMALLNVLFSVALCLTAAWLGYRFGEYSFGV
- a CDS encoding aspartate carbamoyltransferase catalytic subunit, which encodes MILDTAPQFVAVSKRESGIKKVPLLQGRLVVNWFFEPSTRTRTSFELAAKRLSADTLTMNVQVSSSKKGETLHDTLDNIEAMHSDVVVIRHSMAGAAHILAERHESHIINAGDGAHEHPTQGLLDAYTMREHVRKLRNDPQASLDGIRVAIIGDITHSRVARSNIWGLTKLGAKVRLCGPSTLMPVEIKRMGAETTHDLREAICDADVVYALRIQLERQAKCLFPSMREYIRLFRIDNESLRAAPKHALVMHPGPINRDIELASEVADGPRSVILEQVSNGVAVRMAVMHLLINGGQS
- a CDS encoding HU family DNA-binding protein, with the translated sequence MAEKKAKTKAQIITALAEKTGLSKKDVGNVVAELVGLAYKEAKVGFTIPGLGKLVVVNRKKRTGRNPATGETITIPAKRVLKFRIAKQAKDAIK
- a CDS encoding DUF190 domain-containing protein; protein product: MHVPEDGYLLRIFIGESDRWQHRPLYEAIVLKARELHLAGATVLRGPMGFGATSRLHTTKVLRLSEDLPIIIEIVDSKERINQFLPCIEEMVKEGLVTLEDIKVIKYLGTPPADV
- the pyrR gene encoding bifunctional pyr operon transcriptional regulator/uracil phosphoribosyltransferase PyrR, with protein sequence MTSETTVVLDAAGVDAAIHRMAQEIVAGNESMDEVVLLGILKRGRPLAERLAEEISKMSGVKPRIGSLATTLYRDDLRSGKKPNLAGNVTHFDFDVEGVTVVLVDDVLSTGRTVRAALDEIIDYGRPKRVQLACLVDRGHRELPIRADYLGWSLATNPEDHVSVRLKEADGEDAVLLERIAAESGE
- a CDS encoding dihydroorotase, whose amino-acid sequence is MSLAIVNGHLIEPTSGISEPVDILVEGKKVTKIGKNLKGDETIDAKGCIVCPGLVDVHVHFREPGYESKETIATGSRAAAKGGVTSVVTMANTRPVIDNAGMVEFVNRRARETAIIKVWPAACATKGMEGAEMTEMAELKAVGAVAVTDDGKDIASSWVMRRVLEYATMCGLTYMAHCEDETLAEGGAMNEGYNSTRLGIPGLPKAVEEIRIDRNIRLAELSKARIHIQHVTSKGGVDIIRRAKKRGLPVTCETGPHYWMLTDDAVVGFGTNAKMNPPLREAEDVAAVREGLADGTIDCIATDHAPHTQTEKDVEFQLAPFGIVGLETLLAATITGLVEPGVLTMERAIALLTSAPAKIFNLNAGVLREGGPADIAVFDPKAEWVVDPETFHSRSRNTPFKGMTLRGLVKATLCDGAVVYWA
- a CDS encoding DUF2147 domain-containing protein; translated protein: MKQVLLGCAVCLAAAVAVTFAAPDPDAVLGQWYTAGKESKVEITKEDGKYFGALVWLKDPLVEEGKPDAGKPKLDVNNPDPAHKNDPILGLKLLKGFSFDGKENWSGGTIYDPESGKTYKCTMKLSNNDTLDVRGYLGIAAFGRTTQWSRVPKEEESKPGESADKPTK
- the gatB gene encoding Asp-tRNA(Asn)/Glu-tRNA(Gln) amidotransferase subunit GatB, whose product is MKYEAVIGLEVHVELSTKSKVFCGCSTDFNAPANTNVCPICLGMPGVLPTINKRAVEFSVAVGVALGCTISRWSKMDRKNYFYPDLAKNYQISQYDLPLCYNGHIDVLVNGETKRIGITRAHLEEDTARNTHTIGGGDSGVDFNRSGLALLEIVTEPDIRSADEAYAYLTDLKQLLRYLEVSDCNMEEGSLRAEANISLRPVGQKEFGTKTEVKNVASFSGVHKAIAYEIARQQAVLEEGGKIVQETRGWDANRGITFSQRQKESAHDYRYFPEPDLVPMVIDEAWEKRIRESLPELPKARLARFESQYGLTTYDAGVLTSERPMADYYEAVVKAGAPSKPAANWVMGDLQGMLTEQKVDIAACPVKPENLAAMILLIEDGTISGKIAKDLLPEMYATGKDAKALVAEKGLVQISDTAEIEAVARQVLADNPGPVADFRGGKEKALGFLVGQLMKATKGKANPKVANDALRKVLSEN
- a CDS encoding serine/threonine protein kinase translates to MKQELPDRLAIYHFKLDRLLGRGGTGTVYRGIDLEKGEVVAVKVFHANFFRNKAQIRDFAKNIKVFSKFNHQNVVKVTEFIDGPEGLCMTMEYVDGPDLKWYIENRPWNLQERVVVVSQICNGLQYIHDQGFTHHDLKPANILFTRSGIAKLSDYSLCRDKMFGFIDSGIVEQITPMYVAPEIISKIKATPRADIYSLGITLYLMFAGKVPFEVDSLAKLYNCHLRVVPLHPSMVNRKCPQAIGDIIMKMLEKDPAKRYESCDQLRIALSEAARPRI